The following proteins are co-located in the Cutaneotrichosporon cavernicola HIS019 DNA, chromosome: 3 genome:
- the RPO21 gene encoding DNA-directed RNA polymerase II subunit RPB1 (DNA-dependent RNA polymerase catalyzes the transcription of DNA into RNA using the four ribonucleoside triphosphates as substrates), whose translation MTVTFAYSSAPVKQIREIQFGVMSPEEIKAYSVAKIEHPEVMDENGRQKVGGLMDPKMGTIDRNFKCQTCLEGMSECPGHFGHIELARPVFHAGFIVKVKKILECVCYSCGKLKVDLRDPQVYTVTKRIKPQHRLKAIWAIARPKGVCEADDLTEENGDATNEDVYMDENRPTKPKGHGGCGFDQPQYRKEGLKLIGVFKPSKDKDEAGAEPERRNISAAECLNILKKIPDEDLNIMGLNAEYARPDWMILTVLPVPPAAVRPSISVDGGAMRSEDDLTYKLGEILKASANVRKLESEGVPPSVVNEHFDLLQFHVATYMDNDIAGIPQALQKSGRPVKAIRARLKGKEGRLRGNLMGKRVDFSARTVITGDPNIQLDEVGVPRSIAMTLTYPERVTPYNIVYLQGLINNGPATYPGARYYVKDTGERVDLKYRKSGEPISLQFGWIVERHLKTGDFVLFNRQPSLHKMSMMCHRVRVMNYSTFRLNLSVTSPYNADFDGDEMNLHVPQSEETRAELSQIAWVPRQIISPQANKPVMGIVQDTLCGLRKFTLRDNFCDWALVQNILLWLPGWDGTIPPPAIIKPKPMWSGKQLLSLCIPKGVNIEKKNSEKPSEIDVTDENVLVDNGELIHGAIIKNMAGASADGFVHVIFREHGHVAARDFFSAVQMMINYWLLHNGFSIGIGDTIADRNTMAGINARLVEAKDTVQRFIERAEANDMKPQPGMTIRETVEAEVSNELNKARDWAGKSAQNNIKEDNNVKQMVVSGSKGSFINISQMSACVGQQIVEGKRIPFGFRHRTLPHFSKDDYGPEARGFVENSYLRGLTPQEFFFHAMGGREGLIDTAVKTAETGYIQRRLVKAMEDLKVGYDGTVRNSSGDIIQFLYGEDGMDGSMVENQNIDIVRHSDEAFERKYKLDVLSGGKLGFKSKTLQAGIESSSIELQDVLDNEFNSILADRQFLRSEVITDGDAKKPLPVKIARIILNAQQQFNIDPRAPSDLDPIYLNQRRQALLDNLIVVRGTDPISLEAQRNSTRLIFALLRSYLSTKRVLEEYHLTRAAFDWVVGEVEVNFNKSLINAAEMVGTLAAQSIGEPATQMTLNTFHYAGVSSKSATGGVPRLKEVINVAVNIRTPGLSVYLDEEYSRDEKSAHQISSQLVHTRLRDVTASVMIFYDPDVHSTSIEEDKDFVDAWFAIPDDDINPQNHSPWLLRLELDRAKVKNGNWTMEGIVSSIMDTVGSDVFVLHSDDNNEKLVIRIRIVNNNKEEDDLLGDEDMFLKRIEGTLLDQVELGGIPGIRRVFLSKGKKNIVNEKGEFAIKEEWYIETEGINLLQVMAVPGVDGNRTYSNHVYEVWEKLGIEAGRNGLYAEILNVLDKAGSYVNYRHTALLCDLMCNKGNLMSITRHGINRTDAGALSRCSFEETVEILLEAAAVGDIDDCRGVAENVLLGQMAPMGTGAFDVSLDLGMLKDVIVDHRLPVQNAMLASNMGGMTPGGNMTPYDNFSPMWNGGGAVGTAAFSPIQKSNNDEGGGYAMGYGMSPMAGMSPYAPTSPMPGWSPTSPFAVTSPSYSPTSPFAGGATSPWVPRGAGGYGATSPMYSPSSPQYSPTSPSFSPSSPTFSPASPAYGGGATGYSPASPAYSPTSPMGNATSPRYSPTSPTYSPASPAFSPTSPAYSPTSPAPFTATSPKYSPTSPQFSPTSPTYSPASPMYSPTSPQYSPASPAYSPTSPQYSPTSPGGAPGGAGAGGANGRSGWGSSRGGYTSSPSWSKPK comes from the exons ATGACGGTCACATTCGCCTACTCGTCTGCTCCAGTCAAGCAGATCAGGGAGATCCAGTTTGGTGTTATGAGTCCCGAGGAAATT AAAGCCTATTCAGTGGCTAAGATTGAGCACCCAGAGGTTATGGACGAGAACGGTCGCCAGAAGGTCGGCGGTCTAATGGATCCCAAGATGGGAA CTATCGACCGCAACTTCAAGTGTCAGACCTGTCTCGAGGGCATGTCCGAGTGCCCGGGTCACTTTGGTCacatcgagctcgcgcgtccTGTCTTTCATGCGGGTTTCAttgtcaaggtcaagaagaTTCTAGAGTGTGTGTGCTACAGTTGCGGCAAGCTCAAAGTCGACCTG CGCGACCCTCAGGTCTACACCGTCACCAAGCGCATCAAGCCCCAGCACCGTCTCAAGGCGATTTGGGCGATTGCTCGCCCGAAGGGTGTCtgcgaggccgacgacctGACCGAGGAGAACGGTGATGCGACCAATGAGGATGTCTATATGGACGAGAACCGCCCCACCAAGCCAAAGGGCCACGGCGGATGCGGCTTTGATCAGCCCCAGTACCGCAAGGAGGGCCTCAAGCTCATTGGCGTGTTCAAGCCcagcaaggacaaggacgaggcaGGTGCCGAGCCAGAACGCCGCAATATCTCTGCAGCTGAATGTCTCAACATCCTGAAGAAGATTCCAGACGAGGATCTCAACATCATGGGCCTCAACGCAGAGTACGCGCGCCCCGATTGGATGATCCTCACGGTCCTGCCCGTGCCGCCGGCTGCCGTGCGCCCCTCCATTTccgtcgacggcggtgCCATGCGCAGTGAGGACGACTTGACGTACAAGCTCGGAGAGATCCTCAAGGCGAGCGCAAAtgtgcgcaagctcgagtcGGAGGGTGTTCCACCAAGTGTCGTTAACGAGCACTTCGACCTTCTCCAGTTCCATGTCGCGACGTACATGGACAACGACATTGCCGGTATTCCGCAGGCACTGCAAAAGTCTGGCCGTCCAGTCAAGGCCATCCGTGCACGTCtgaagggcaaggagggtCGTCTCCGAGGCAACCTCATGGGCAAGCGTGTCGACTTCTCTGCCCGTACCGTCATTACTGGTGACCCCAACATCCAGTTAGACGAGGTCGGTGTCCCGCGCTCGATCGCCATGACTCTAACGTACCCCGAACGCGTCACGCCGTACAACATTGTGTATCTCCAGGGCCTCATCAACAATGGTCCTGCGACGTATCCGGGAGCTCGTTACTACGTCAAGGATACTGGTGAGCGTGTTGACCTCAAATACCGCAAGTCGGGAGAGCCGATCAGCTTGCAGTTTGGGTGGATCGTCGAGCGTCATCTCAAGACCGGCGACTTTGTTCTCTTCAATCGCCAACCGTCGCTCCACAAGATGTCCATGATGTGTCACCGCGTGCGCGTGATGAACTACTCCACCTTCCGTCTCAACCTTTCGGTCACGTCGCCGTACAACGCCGACTTCGACGGAGACGAGATGAACTTGCACGTTCCTCAGTCTGAGGAGACTCGTGCCGAGTTGAGCCAGATCGCGTGGGTTCCTCGCCAGATTATCTCGCCACAGGCCAACAAGCCTGTCATGGGCATTGTCCAGGACACGCTGTGTGGCCTCCGCAAGTTCACTCTTCGTGACAACTTCTGCGACTGGGCTCTAGTCCAGAACATCCTTTTATGGCTGCCAGGCTGGGATGGGACCATTCCCCCACCAGCAATCATCAAGCCTAAGCCTATGTGGTCGGGCAAGCAGCTGCTCTCACTGTGTATCCCTAAGGGCGTCAACatcgagaagaagaacaGCGAAAAGCCGAGCGAGATCGACGTGACTGACGAGAACGTCCTGGTCGACAACGGCGAGCTCATCCATGGTGCAATCATCAAGAACATGGCAGGCGCGTCTGCGGATGGCTTTGTGCATGTTATCTTCCGCGAGCACGGTCACGTTGCCGCACGCGacttcttctcggccgTCCAGATGATGATTAACTATTGGCTCCTACACAACGGTTTCTCCATTGGCATCGGCGACACCATTGCCGATCGCAACACCATGGCTGGCATCAACGCGCGTCTTGtggaggccaaggacacTGTGCAGCGGTTCATCgaacgcgccgaggccaatGACATGAAGCCCCAGCCCGGTATGACGATTCGTGAGacggtcgaggccgaggtgtCCAACGAGCTCAACAAGGCTCGTGACTGGGCCGGTAAATCGGCGCAGAACAAcatcaaggaggacaaCAACGTCAAGCAGATGGTCGTCTCTGGCTCCAAGGGTTCGTTCATCAACATTTCGCAGATGTCGGCGTGTGTCGGCCAGCAGAtcgtcgagggcaagcgTATTCCGTTTGGCTTCCGCCACCGCACGCTGCCACACTTCTCCAAGGACGACTATGGGCCGGAGGCGCGTGGCTTTGTGGAGAACTCGTACCTGCGTGGCCTCACTCCTCAGGAGTTCTTCTTCCACGCAATGGGTGGTCGTGAGGGCCTCATCGACACGGCCGTCAAGACGGCCGAAACGGGTTACatccagcgccgcctcgtcaaggccatGGAGGACCTCAAGGTCGGCTACGACGGCACGGTTCGCAACTCGTCCGGAGACATTATCCAGTTCCTCTACGGAGAGGATGGCATGGATGGCTCGATGGTGGAGAACCAGAATATCGACATTGTCCGGCATAGCGACGAGGCGTTTGAGCGCAAGTACAAGCTTGACGTTCTCAGCGGTGGCAAACTGGGGTTCAAGTCCAAGACGTTGCAGGCTGGTATcgagtcgagctcgatcgAACTGCAGGACGTTCTGGACAACGAGTTCAACTCGATCTTGGCCGACCGCCAGTTCCTCCGTTCCGAGGTAATCACCGATGGTGATGCGAAGAAGCCATTGCCCGTCAAGATTGCCCGCATCATTCTGAAtgcgcagcagcagttCAACATCGACCCCCGCGCCCCCAGCGACTTGGACCCTATTTACCTTAATCAACGGCGCCAGGCGCTGTTGGACAACCTGATCGTCGTCCGCGGTACCGATCCCATCTCGCTTGAGGCGCAGCGCAACTCGACCAGATTGATCTTCGCCCTCTTGCGCTCGTACCTGTCCACCAagcgcgtgctcgaggagtACCACCTCACACGCGCGGCGTTTGACTGGGTAGTtggagaggtcgaggtcaactTCAACAAGTCGCTCATCAACGCTGCCGAGATGGTTGGCACACTTGCTGCACAGTCGATTGGTGAACCCGCGACACAGATGACGCTCAACACGTTCCACTACGCCGGTGTGTCCAGTAAGAGTGCAACGGGTGGTGTCCCGCGTCTCAAGGAGGTGATCAACGTCGCGGTGAACATCCGAACTCCTGGCCTCAGCGTctacctcgacgaggagtaCAGCCGCGACGAAAAGTCGGCGCACCAGATCTCGAGTCAGCTCGTGCACACTCGTCTCCGCGACGTGACGGCATCGGTCATGATCTTTTACGACCCAGATGTCCACTCGACAAgcatcgaggaggacaaggactTTGTCGACGCGTGGTTCGCCATtcccgacgacgacatcaaCCCGCAGAACCACTCGCCGTGGCTTCTGCGTCTCGAGCTGGACCGTGCCAAAGTCAAGAACGGCAACTGGACCATGGAGGGGATCGTTTCGTCTATCATGGACACAGTCGGCAGTGACGTTTTTGTGTTGCACTCGGATGACAACAACGAGAAACTTGTCATCCGCATCCGCAttgtcaacaacaacaaggaggaggacgacctgTTGGGTGACGAAGACATGTTCCTCAAGCGCATCGAGGGCACGCTTCTCGACCAGGTCGAGTTGGGAGGCATCCCTGGTATCCGTCGTGTGTTCCTgtccaagggcaagaagaacATTGTCAACGAGAAGGGCGAGTTCGCCATCAAGGAGGAGTGGTACATCGAGACTGAGGGCATCAACCTGCTTCAAGTCATGGCTGTGCCGGGTGTAGACGGCAACCGCACCTACTCGAACCACGTCTACGAGGTTTGGGAGAAGCTCGGTATCGAGGCGGGCCGTAACGGCTTGTACGCTGAGATCCTCAACGTCCTTGACAAGGCTGGTTCGTACGTCAACTACCGTCACACGGCGCTTCTTTGCGACCTTATGTGCAACAAGGGCAACCTCATGTCGATCACGCGTCACGGTATTAACCGTACCGACGCGGGTGCGCTTTCGCGCTGCTCGTTCGAGGAGACGGTCGAGATTCTTctcgaggctgcggctgtGGGTGACATTGACGACTGCCGTGGCGTCGCGGAGAACGTCTTGCTTGGCCAGATGGCGCCTATGGGCACTGGCGCGTTCGACGTGTCGCTCGACTTGGGCATGCTGAAGGACGTGATTGTGGACCACCGTCTGCCAGTCCAAAACGCGATGCTTGCGAGCAACATGGGCGGCATGACCCCGGGCGGCAACATGACGCCGTACGACAACTTCTCGCCCATGTGGAACGGCGGTGGTGCGGTGGGGACCGCGGCGTTCTCGCCAATCCAGAAGAGCAacaacgacgagggtggtggTTACGCGATGGGCTACGGCATGTCTCCCATGGCCGGCATGTCACCATACGCACCCACGTCGCCCATGCCCGGGTGGTCTCCCACCTCGCCGTTCGCGGTCACGAGTCCCTCGTactcgccgacctcaccGTTCGCGGGCGGTGCAACGTCTCCATGGGTACCACGCGGTGCGGGCGGCTACGGCGCCACGAGCCCGATGTACTCGCCTTCGTCACCGCAGTACTCGCCAACGTCACCGTcgttctcgccgtcgtcgccgaccttcTCTCCTGCCTCGCCAGCTtatggcggcggcgccacgGGCTACTCGCCGGCATCCCCAGCGTACAGCCCCACGTCGCCGATGGGCAACGCGACGTCCCCGCGCTACTCGCCCACATCGCCGACTTACTCTCCAGCGTCGCCAGCTTTCTCCccgacgtcgccagcgTATTCACCCACGAGTCCTGCGCCATTCACAGCAACGTCACCCAAGTACTCCCCGACGTCGCCCCAGTTCTCTCCCACGTCCCCGACGTACTcgcccgcgtcgccgatgTACTCCCCCACATCGCCGCAGTACTCGCCCGCTTCGCCAGCGtactcgccgacgtcgccgcaATAttctcccacctcccctGGCGGAGCACCgggtggcgctggcgcgggcggcgcgaaCGGGCGCTCGGGCTGGGGCTCGAGCCGTGGCGGATACACGTCTAGCCCGAGCTGGAGCAAGCCCAAGTAG
- the VPS27 gene encoding uncharacterized protein (Domain present in VPS-27, Hrs and STAM), producing MAWFWGSSTNTQYEELVEKACSPLKLAFPQGEDIALNLEITDMIRSKAVQPKQAMQSLKARVASANGRVQMYALSLVDTCIKNGGDHFLAEIASKEFVDEMIGVVKGPSTNADVRQMALRMFQSWALAFEKKRELAFLVDAYHDMKNSGIKFPPPPERNNSSLIETATAPAWVDSDVCMRCRTAFTFTNRKHHCRNCGLVFDQQCSSRSMPLPHFGIQDDVRVCESCWVKAGKNKPAPAVPGRTPRTRQDYDADLQRAIELSLAQAQPGAMMGSEPPLALRTGALDDEDEQLRMAIEASLREMEARPSAPMEEELKPLPTFDLNPRETETVLTFSNALDMMAAYGERDLHSLPHARLLHDQALAVGGKLQRNVEEKTTKAQMLQEMQGKLGEAVAMYGRILDEQQAYAQRKAQEAQHAAYYQQYGYRYQQQQQQQQQGYYIPPAQQPYTNGYALAAAPQAPPQQAPAQHAPSMYPSMPHATDPYAYRPQHAPWQPQQPSRQSSYAQYAAPDPQLPTAAPSAPTPSAPAVTTATPSASALASSYTVASAPPPIDMASHPSMSPSVASTVPLPSSPLQQPSYVAAPSAPSAPSAPARTASYSSTKSPVEAPVAAFANPWESAASAPPHAQPQHAPPQPQQVPPQQAPPQHQPQQVPQGWYTPSMFPSAPGVAPFPSAPQEAPAVKQQPVEEALLIEL from the exons ATGGCGTGGTTCTGGGGATCCTCAACCAACACCCAGTATGAGGAACTGGTTG AGAAGGCATGTTCGCCCCTCAAGCTTGCGTTCCCGCAGGGCGAGGACATTGCACTCAACCTTGAGATCACGGACATGATCCGCTCCAAGGCTGTGCAGCCCAAGCAAGCGATGCAAAGCTTGAAGGCTCGAGTGGCTAGCGCCAACGGTCGCGTGCAGATGTACGCGTTGAGT TTGGTGGACACATGTATCAAGAACGGCGGCGATCacttcctcgccgagatcgCGAGCAAAGAGTTTGTTGACGAGATGATTGGCGTCGTCAAGGGGCCGTCCACAAACGCCGATGTGCGACAGATGGCGCTGCGGATGTTCCAGAGCTGGGCGCTGGCGTTtgagaagaagcgcgagctcgccttCTTGGTCGACGCGTACCACGACATGAAGAACAGTGGCATCAAgttcccgccgccgccggaACGGAATAACTCGTCGCTTAtcgagacggcgacggcaccGGCATGGGTCGACTCGGATGTGTGCATGCGCTGCCGCACAGCATTTACGTTTACGAACCGGAAACACCACTGCCGGAACTGCGGACTGGTTTTCGATCAACAGTGCTCGAGCCGCTCGATGCCCCTGCCTCACTTTGGCATCCAGGACGACGTGCGAGTGTGCGAGAGCTGCTGGGTCAAGGCGGGCAAGAACaagcctgcgcctgctgtGCCGGGACGCACGCCACGCACGCGGCAGGACTATGACGCGGACCTGCAGCGCGCGATCGAGCTCAGTTTAGCGCAGGCACAGCCTGGCGCCATGATGGGATCTGAGCCACCATTGGCGCTCAGGAcgggcgcgctcgacgatgaggacgagcagcTCCGCATGGCGATTGAGGCGAGCCTACGTGAGATGGAGGCGCGCCCCTCTGCCccgatggaggaggagctcaagcCGCTGCCGACGTTCGACCTGAACCCGCgcgagaccgagacggTCCTTACGTTCAGcaacgcgctcgacatGATGGCCGCCTACGGCGAACGAGACTTGCACTCTTTGCCGCACGCGCGGTTGCTACACGAccaggcgctcgccgtTGGCGGCAAGCTCCAGCgcaacgtcgaggagaagacgacCAAGGCTCAGATGCTGCAGGAGATGCAGGgcaagcttggcgaggcTGTCGCGATGTATGGCCGCATCCTGGACGAGCAGCAGGCCTACGCCCAGCGCAAGGCCCAGGAGGCGCAACACGCCGCATACTACCAGCAGTACGGATACCGAtaccagcagcagcagcagcagcagcagcagggctACTACATCCCGCCAGCACAACAGCCCTACACGAACGGGTACGCGCTGGCCGCTGCACCGCAGGCACCACCTCAACAGGCCCCAGCCCAACACGCCCCTTCGATGTACCCCTCGATGCCGCATGCCACGGACCCATACGCGTACCGACCTCAGCACGCACCGTGGCAGCCTCAGCAGCCCTCCCGCCAGTCCTCGTATGCGCAGTACGCTGCCCCCGATCCTCAGCTCCCCACCGCCGCTCCTTCCGCCCCCACCCCGTCCGCTCCCGCTGTCACGACCGCCACTCCTTCCGCCTCTGCCCTCGCTTCTTCGTACACAGTGGCCTCggccccaccacccatcGACATGGCCTCGCACCCCTCCATGTCCCCGTCGGTCGCATCCACCGTGCCCCTCCCTTCATCGCCATTGCAGCAGCCGAGCTACGTCGCAGCGCCTTCCGCACCGTCCGCACCGTCCGCACCAGCACGAACTgcctcgtactcgtcgacGAAGAGCCCAGTCGAGGCGCCCGTCGCTGCGTTTGCCAATCCCTGGGAGAGCGCAGCGTCCGCCCCTCCTCACGCCCAGCCCCAGCATGCTCCTCCACAGCCTCAGCAGGTCCCACCTCAGCAGGCACCTCCTCAGCATCAGCCGCAGCAGGTCCCACAGGGATGGTACACGCCTTCCATGTTCCCGTCAGCGCCTGGCGTCGCGCCATTCCCCTCAGCACCGCAGGAAGCACCTGCTGTTAAGCAGCAGCCGGTCGAGGAAGCGCTCCTGATCGAGCTGTAG